One Saccharomyces kudriavzevii IFO 1802 strain IFO1802 genome assembly, chromosome: 7 DNA segment encodes these proteins:
- the SNG1 gene encoding Sng1p (similar to Saccharomyces cerevisiae SNG1 (YGR197C) and YJR015W; ancestral locus Anc_5.143): MSTIRVADGEESPYIEDPTFEAAAAFMGGRDIVEQRFAEGSFRSSELAESLEDFRPPDEKSSSSFKGDGGSNDGGALKRIQTGLFSPRLRKQRKKILLTFVTNNFFIACICISIISIYWGACYDTKRYFHKVNNVVVLQDVPSNSSVQSISAIIPSLLASIPGTWHIYNASSFNGKFGSRNSDEIDEKVVDLIYGEKYWLALNVKPNATDSLYNSLTSRDANSQFNSSDFFESLFESGRDPSSVKSTILPLMQQLETRFQKYYVREYLPSLMSNVTSNDNDASVNPENWASAGQLLFSYNDHRPFTDRILMAPLQVGLIYCIILTVLQLALYGKLHGEIAKVLRPKHILIYRLLISWATFFFLSLGFCTVSAIFRIDFTPAFGKGGFVVYWMSTWLVMLAVGGANENVLSLIIAYCPPYLSIWLITWIILNISSSFYPMALNNNFYRYGYMMPIHNAVDIYKVIFLNLTKRKMGRNYGILVAWVVLNTSLMPFCMKIAGKKMQKNAMQAGEAAAAAYRASHPADTGTSNKTSEN, translated from the coding sequence ATGAGTACGATAAGAGTTGCTGACGGTGAAGAGTCACCATACATTGAGGATCCTACTTTCGAAGCTGCCGCTGCGTTTATGGGTGGCAGGGATATCGTTGAGCAGCGTTTTGCTGAGGGCTCTTTTCGTTCGTCTGAATTAGCGGAATCATTGGAGGACTTTCGCCCTCCTGATGAGAAATCCTCATCGTCATTCAAAGGGGACGGAGGGTCTAACGATGGTGGTGCTTTGAAAAGGATACAAACTGGTCTCTTTTCTCCGAGGTTGCGAAAacagaggaagaaaatattgttaACTTTTGTGACTAAtaactttttcattgccTGTATTTGTATCTCAATTATATCGATCTATTGGGGGGCCTGTTACGATACAAAACGCTACTTTCACAAAGTCAATAATGTTGTTGTGTTGCAGGACGTGCCATCTAACAGTTCTGTACAGTCTATCTCTGCCATCATACCCTCCCTGCTAGCTTCTATACCTGGAACATggcatatatataatgcGTCATCATTTAATGGGAAATTTGGCTCGAGGAATTCCGACGAGATTGACGAAAAAGTGGTGGATTTGATATATGGCGAGAAATATTGGTTGGCATTGAATGTTAAACCAAATGCCACAGACTCCTTGTACAATTCTCTGACTAGCCGTGATGCGAACTCTCAGTTCAACTCGtcagatttttttgagtCTTTGTTTGAAAGTGGTCGTGATCCATCAAGTGTGAAATCAACCATTCTACCCCTAATGCAGCAACTGGAGACcaggtttcaaaaatactATGTCAGGGAATATCTTCCCTCATTGATGAGCAACGTTACTTCCAATGACAACGATGCTAGTGTGAACCCAGAGAATTGGGCGAGTGCAGGCcaattattgttttcttacAATGATCATCGTCCCTTCACAGATCGTATCCTAATGGCCCCTTTACAGGTTGGTTTAATTTATTGTATTATATTAACAGTGTTACAACTGGCGCTATACGGTAAATTGCATGGAGAAATTGCCAAAGTACTGAGGCCAAAGCATATTTTGATCTATAGATTATTAATTTCCTGggcaactttttttttcctttcgCTTGGATTCTGCACTGTGTCAGCAATCTTTAGAATTGATTTCACCCCTGCCTTTGGTAAGGGAGGGTTTGTGGTATACTGGATGTCTACATGGTTAGTAATGTTGGCTGTTGGTGGCGCCAATGAAAACGTACTGAGCTTAATCATAGCTTATTGTCCTCCATATTTGAGTATTTGGCTGATTACATGgattattttgaatatatctTCCTCGTTTTATCCAATGGCTTTGAACAACAATTTTTATAGGTACGGTTACATGATGCCAATTCACAATGCTGTTGATATCTACAaagtgatttttttgaacttgacaaagaggaaaatggGAAGAAATTACGGTATTCTTGTGGCATGGGTTGTCCTCAATACATCCTTGATGCCATTTTGTATGAAGATTGCaggcaaaaaaatgcaaaagaaTGCCATGCAAGCAGGGGAAGCTGCTGCCGCTGCCTATCGTGCTAGCCACCCCGCGGATACTGGCACTAGTAACAAAACTTCtgaaaattga